The Halomonas sp. 7T genome contains a region encoding:
- a CDS encoding LysR family transcriptional regulator — MINTTWLRTFCALVDVGHFTRTAERLHMTQSGVSQHIRKLEEQLGTELLVRQGKQFYLSGAGERLYIEAQDILFALSNLEQKVGEDPPFEGCVRLMSPGSVGLKVYPHLLALQSRYAELVIDYRFAPNPDVESAIVESKVDLGFMTSKSTLADVICTPIAQESLLLVTPATVKEPGWDTLMTLGFIDHPDGSHHANLLLGANYPDFQHSSQFPKKGFSNQISLILEPVSMGLGFTVLPAHAVEAFEKSEHINVHRLATPVSETLYLCLHRHRALQARMKTVIAEAQRWL; from the coding sequence ATGATTAACACTACTTGGCTACGCACCTTTTGCGCCCTCGTGGATGTAGGACATTTTACCCGTACAGCCGAGCGTCTACACATGACGCAGTCAGGGGTGAGTCAGCATATACGTAAGCTGGAAGAGCAGCTTGGCACCGAATTGCTTGTGAGGCAGGGTAAACAGTTTTATCTATCGGGGGCCGGCGAACGGCTGTATATCGAGGCGCAGGACATTCTCTTTGCGTTGTCGAACCTTGAACAGAAAGTCGGCGAAGATCCACCCTTTGAAGGGTGTGTGCGGCTTATGTCGCCGGGAAGTGTCGGGCTGAAGGTTTATCCGCATTTGTTGGCGTTACAGAGCAGGTACGCGGAACTGGTTATTGATTACCGGTTTGCGCCAAATCCAGATGTTGAAAGCGCAATTGTCGAGTCTAAGGTTGATCTCGGGTTTATGACGTCGAAATCGACCCTGGCTGACGTAATCTGTACGCCCATTGCGCAAGAATCACTGTTGTTGGTAACACCTGCTACCGTAAAAGAGCCGGGTTGGGACACTCTCATGACCCTGGGGTTTATCGATCACCCCGATGGAAGTCATCATGCAAACCTGCTGCTGGGCGCCAATTACCCTGATTTTCAGCACAGCAGCCAGTTTCCCAAAAAGGGGTTCTCAAACCAGATCAGTTTGATTCTAGAGCCGGTCAGCATGGGCTTGGGCTTTACCGTCTTACCTGCACATGCAGTTGAAGCTTTTGAGAAGTCAGAGCACATTAACGTTCATCGGCTCGCGACTCCCGTCAGCGAAACGCTATATCTTTGTTTACATCGGCATCGGGCGCTTCAGGCGAGAATGAAGACTGTCATAGCTGAAGCCCAGCGGTGGCTTTAA
- a CDS encoding GGDEF domain-containing protein, whose amino-acid sequence MALQKQQNQVHWLTGQFCDAYLELGYRQSIYQSVRAEFSLAVNVAAFVFGMFAIADYYLLGLSREFYLLLAMRVVVVSTCLLVAFTVKRWGGTDYRPWLHALPLWVFATGIILIVPLRPESISTQITAVVVATMAFYLLIPNLLTVVTAASLYLNIGFLTAAVLFAGLAPIPTLLVSLLLIMGVVVGFGALLRLESLQRKQYALLHEERDQNRQLHQEIAHRKSLEEQLRVLAERDALTSLNNRGHFIHLATKLLQRSQSENAPFSLLMIDIDHFKHINDTWGHSYGDWVLTTIAKTCEQSLRPGDIIGRFGGEEFVVALPNTTTSDAQLIAERLKQRVAELSRAEGMRPLLCPSVTIGVATTQAEETDLDALIKSADERLYVGKRSGRDQVVVCDEGVRNDN is encoded by the coding sequence TTGGCGTTACAAAAACAGCAGAACCAAGTGCACTGGTTGACTGGCCAATTTTGCGACGCTTACCTGGAGCTGGGGTATCGCCAATCCATATACCAAAGCGTAAGAGCCGAGTTCAGCCTTGCGGTGAACGTGGCGGCCTTTGTGTTTGGGATGTTCGCAATTGCCGATTACTATCTGCTGGGCCTGAGCAGGGAGTTCTATCTGCTGCTAGCGATGCGCGTGGTGGTGGTAAGTACCTGTTTGCTCGTTGCTTTTACGGTAAAGCGCTGGGGTGGCACCGACTACCGCCCGTGGCTTCACGCCCTGCCGCTCTGGGTGTTCGCCACAGGCATTATTTTGATAGTACCGCTGCGCCCTGAAAGCATCTCTACGCAAATTACCGCTGTCGTGGTTGCGACCATGGCGTTTTACCTTCTGATCCCTAATTTGTTAACCGTCGTGACGGCGGCCAGCCTTTATCTAAATATCGGCTTTTTAACGGCGGCGGTGCTGTTTGCCGGGCTGGCTCCTATTCCTACGCTGCTGGTCTCACTGCTGCTAATTATGGGGGTGGTGGTAGGCTTCGGCGCTTTACTACGTTTGGAAAGCCTGCAGCGTAAGCAGTATGCGTTGTTGCATGAAGAGCGAGATCAAAACCGCCAGCTCCATCAAGAGATTGCGCACCGGAAATCGCTAGAGGAGCAGCTAAGAGTGCTCGCAGAGCGAGATGCACTCACCAGTCTCAACAACCGTGGTCACTTTATACACCTGGCAACAAAGCTTCTGCAGCGCTCCCAATCTGAAAACGCACCCTTTAGCTTGCTGATGATCGATATCGATCACTTTAAGCACATCAACGACACCTGGGGGCATAGTTATGGGGATTGGGTGCTGACCACGATAGCCAAGACCTGCGAGCAGTCGCTGCGCCCGGGAGATATCATCGGGCGGTTTGGAGGGGAGGAGTTTGTGGTCGCTTTGCCCAACACTACAACCAGCGATGCGCAGCTAATCGCCGAGCGGTTAAAACAGCGGGTTGCCGAGCTTTCACGGGCAGAAGGTATGCGCCCACTACTATGCCCAAGCGTGACGATTGGTGTGGCAACAACGCAGGCTGAAGAGACCGATCTTGATGCCTTGATTAAGAGTGCCGATGAGAGGCTTTATGTGGGTAAGCGCAGCGGCAGAGACCAAGTGGTGGTATGCGACGAGGGTGTAAGAAACGACAATTAA
- a CDS encoding GlxA family transcriptional regulator encodes MRLKPPDTVPEHIGFLLLPRFAMVAFFSAIEPLRIANRINGRPLFEWHLISRDGEPVTASNGMTLAVNSSLRAALEVPSLAVCASFEPENGLDDELISWLRERARDGCVLGGIDTGCYALAAAGLLGDQTVTLHWECLTDFRTRFPRVDAVESIYEITEEGFSCAGGSAAIDMSLDLIRRRHGDALAKQVRAQLIHVQGRRPASRQRDPAMPQEPMLQQAIALMEANLASPLSIRTLAHELGINWRRLDRLFARHLAMSPQQTYLARRLDHAYRLLCETPHSIMDISLACGFASPSSFSRAFRHRYGATPRQLRQQAVSNYA; translated from the coding sequence ATGAGACTTAAGCCTCCCGATACGGTACCCGAGCACATTGGTTTTTTGCTTCTGCCGCGCTTCGCCATGGTGGCGTTCTTCTCTGCGATTGAGCCACTACGCATTGCCAATCGCATCAACGGACGCCCGCTGTTTGAGTGGCATTTGATCAGCCGCGATGGCGAACCCGTCACGGCCTCTAACGGCATGACACTCGCCGTGAATAGCTCGCTTCGCGCTGCCCTTGAGGTGCCTAGCTTGGCAGTCTGCGCAAGCTTTGAGCCTGAGAATGGCCTTGATGACGAACTCATTAGCTGGCTGCGGGAGCGCGCCCGCGACGGATGCGTGCTTGGCGGTATCGATACCGGCTGCTACGCGCTTGCTGCCGCTGGCCTGCTTGGTGATCAAACGGTGACCCTGCACTGGGAATGCCTGACAGACTTCCGCACCCGCTTTCCGCGAGTGGACGCTGTGGAGTCGATTTATGAGATTACCGAGGAGGGCTTCTCCTGCGCTGGCGGCAGTGCCGCTATCGACATGAGCCTCGACCTCATCCGGCGACGGCACGGTGACGCGCTCGCCAAACAGGTGCGCGCCCAGCTCATTCATGTGCAGGGGCGTCGCCCGGCCAGTCGCCAGCGCGACCCCGCGATGCCACAAGAGCCGATGCTTCAACAGGCTATTGCCTTGATGGAGGCGAATCTGGCGTCGCCGCTTAGTATCCGCACGCTGGCGCACGAACTTGGCATTAACTGGCGTCGTCTCGACCGCCTTTTCGCCCGACATTTAGCGATGTCTCCCCAACAGACCTACCTAGCTCGGCGCTTAGATCACGCTTATCGACTGCTGTGTGAAACGCCGCATAGCATTATGGATATCAGCCTGGCCTGTGGCTTTGCCTCTCCTTCGAGCTTCAGCCGCGCCTTTCGCCACCGCTACGGCGCCACGCCTCGCCAGTTACGCCAGCAGGCAGTGTCGAATTATGCATAG
- a CDS encoding ABC transporter substrate-binding protein, whose translation MTCSRWFSAIPISGVLLSSVLLSAPTFAQDDADTVRFAVPAWPGVTVKTALTAQLLEALGYNVRQQELGSTITYEAMNQGEIDAFMAAWLPAQNGMYETALERGTIVDLGNNVDGARLGFAVPAYAYEAGFTSAEQFADEEFAERVNRTIYSIEVGSGMSDLLNAAVDDNVYGLEEWKLSETSTPGMLSAAADAMSRDEWVVFAGWTPHWMNIEYDIEYLDDPENIWGDGGGRSDVKTLVTTAFSEGNPNATRLLDQITFTADDQSAMIYGFSYEENEPEQVALEWIRNNSERVQAFLDGVTTRHGEPGWEAVEQTLMRE comes from the coding sequence ATGACTTGCTCGCGTTGGTTTAGCGCTATCCCTATCAGTGGCGTACTGCTCTCATCTGTACTGTTGAGTGCACCCACCTTCGCTCAAGATGACGCCGACACCGTTCGCTTCGCCGTGCCCGCCTGGCCCGGCGTAACGGTCAAAACCGCGTTGACTGCGCAACTCCTAGAAGCCTTGGGTTACAACGTTCGCCAGCAGGAGCTTGGTTCCACCATTACCTATGAAGCCATGAATCAGGGTGAAATTGATGCCTTCATGGCGGCTTGGCTGCCTGCGCAAAACGGCATGTACGAAACCGCCCTGGAGCGCGGAACAATCGTAGATTTGGGCAATAATGTCGATGGTGCGCGGTTAGGTTTTGCCGTTCCAGCCTATGCTTACGAGGCGGGCTTCACCTCCGCCGAACAGTTCGCCGATGAGGAATTCGCCGAGCGCGTTAACCGCACTATCTACTCTATTGAAGTTGGCTCCGGAATGAGCGATCTGCTCAACGCCGCCGTGGACGACAATGTGTATGGCTTGGAGGAATGGAAACTCTCTGAAACCTCAACACCTGGCATGTTAAGTGCCGCAGCGGATGCCATGAGCCGTGATGAGTGGGTGGTGTTTGCCGGTTGGACGCCGCACTGGATGAACATCGAATACGACATTGAGTATCTCGACGATCCCGAGAATATCTGGGGCGACGGAGGTGGCAGAAGCGATGTCAAAACCTTGGTCACCACTGCGTTTTCGGAGGGAAATCCCAACGCCACGCGCCTATTGGATCAAATCACTTTCACTGCCGATGATCAAAGCGCAATGATTTACGGCTTCAGCTATGAAGAGAATGAGCCAGAACAGGTCGCGCTTGAATGGATACGTAACAACAGCGAGCGTGTTCAGGCCTTTCTTGACGGCGTGACCACACGCCATGGTGAACCCGGCTGGGAAGCTGTCGAGCAAACGCTAATGCGCGAATAA
- a CDS encoding TauD/TfdA family dioxygenase, whose product MTQSLPLTPDYDVWPVEAQLHEVSFKPRLLTVSWSDGRESRYHSIWLRENAADETTVNPATRERILDLSTLTSWPEITGAEIDEAGALCVDFAPEGRRLRFHPGWLRAHDYGNADDPEAPLVPVTTWQRDSEDGPDTLDATGLLDTEEGSQAEEEILAPALTSILGKGLVRLRNLPIEPGSLEAIAQRIGPVRPTNFGLLFNVKAKPNPDSNAYTSIALPPHVDLPTREYQPGMQMLHCLENSVKGGEAVMLDGFAVAEALRERHPDTFTTLTQVRWCFANTAKTTDYVWYSPMIRLDDRGELLEVRIADFLRGPLQTRFEDVEPAYEALMVLQKMLHDPAFAIRFTYQPGDLVIFDNRRLLHARDAFEGTSGHRWLQGCYMERDEIRSRYRMVRRASQQRLASVSPTQASSAMV is encoded by the coding sequence ATGACTCAATCCCTTCCCCTCACCCCTGATTACGATGTGTGGCCTGTTGAAGCTCAGCTGCACGAAGTGTCTTTCAAGCCACGCCTGCTAACGGTGTCCTGGAGCGACGGCCGTGAGAGCCGCTACCACAGTATCTGGCTACGCGAAAACGCGGCCGACGAAACAACCGTCAACCCGGCCACGCGCGAACGTATTCTTGATCTTTCCACCTTGACTAGCTGGCCTGAGATTACCGGCGCCGAGATTGATGAAGCCGGCGCGCTGTGCGTTGATTTCGCACCCGAAGGACGGCGCTTACGCTTCCACCCTGGCTGGCTGCGAGCGCACGACTACGGCAACGCTGACGATCCAGAAGCACCGCTTGTACCGGTCACGACGTGGCAGCGAGACTCAGAAGATGGCCCAGACACCTTGGACGCCACCGGCCTGCTTGACACCGAAGAAGGCAGCCAAGCGGAAGAGGAGATTCTCGCTCCTGCACTTACCAGCATATTGGGCAAGGGGTTGGTGCGCCTGCGCAACCTGCCTATTGAACCCGGCTCACTCGAAGCGATTGCGCAGCGCATCGGCCCCGTAAGGCCCACCAACTTCGGCCTGCTGTTCAACGTGAAAGCCAAACCGAACCCGGATTCCAACGCGTATACGTCCATCGCCCTGCCCCCACATGTCGACCTACCCACTCGGGAGTATCAGCCGGGTATGCAAATGCTCCACTGCCTGGAAAACAGCGTGAAAGGCGGCGAGGCAGTGATGCTAGACGGGTTTGCGGTGGCCGAGGCACTGCGCGAGCGCCACCCGGACACCTTTACCACGCTTACCCAGGTACGTTGGTGCTTTGCGAATACCGCCAAGACCACTGATTACGTCTGGTACTCGCCAATGATCCGTCTTGATGATCGCGGCGAGCTGTTAGAAGTGCGCATCGCCGATTTCCTACGTGGGCCGCTGCAAACGCGTTTTGAGGACGTAGAACCCGCTTATGAAGCTCTAATGGTTCTTCAGAAAATGCTGCACGACCCTGCATTCGCCATTCGCTTCACCTATCAGCCAGGCGATTTGGTGATCTTCGATAACCGCCGACTTCTCCACGCCCGCGATGCGTTCGAAGGCACGAGCGGTCATCGTTGGCTGCAAGGTTGCTACATGGAACGCGATGAAATTCGCTCGCGTTACCGGATGGTGAGGCGCGCCTCTCAGCAACGCCTTGCTAGTGTCAGCCCCACCCAGGCCAGCTCGGCCATGGTCTAA